One window of the Paenibacillus beijingensis genome contains the following:
- a CDS encoding putative quinol monooxygenase, translating into MMKMGAISITAILQAKPGKEQLLRQELLKVVTPSRAEKGCLNYILHQSVENEAIFVFYETWKDEESINLHIETDHYKQYRHHTEALIETRQVYRLQEVVH; encoded by the coding sequence ATGATGAAAATGGGCGCGATTTCGATAACTGCAATTCTTCAAGCTAAACCAGGCAAAGAGCAGCTTCTGCGGCAAGAGCTGTTGAAAGTAGTGACCCCCTCCAGAGCGGAAAAGGGTTGCTTGAACTACATCCTTCATCAATCTGTCGAAAATGAAGCAATTTTTGTATTTTATGAAACGTGGAAAGATGAGGAATCAATAAATCTCCATATTGAAACAGACCATTACAAGCAATACCGCCATCATACGGAAGCCCTTATTGAGACAAGGCAGGTCTATCGATTACAAGAAGTCGTTCATTAG